tGTTGATCGGCTGCCAGATTAAGCACCAGGCTTGCCACCAGCCCGTAGAGCAGCAACAGGTCCAGGAGGGGCCTGGCAGAAGTGTTGGGAGGGTATAGTCATGCCAggaccctctctctgtctttctacaGTACCCTGACCCAAGAAATCCCACCCCTGGGGCACCGTGCACACTGTAATAATCGCACACATGTCGCTTGCTGGTCCCTGATGTCAACTGTGGTTCAtgctctccttctcccagaaCGGAACACCACGTGACTTTACCAGCCCAGGGTTGTCGGCTGTCAAGAAGAGCAACAAGAAAGTCCAGCTGAGGGTGAGCTGGAAAGTGTAGAGGCCAAGGGGCAGTGCTAGGGGCCACCGGAAGCCCCCGCCCAGGTCCTTCACACCAGGTAGGAGGCGTAGCTGCAGGGAGATGGGCTTCTGTAGGACCCAGGCCCTTCGGCATAAGGCCTCTTGGCGTCAAGGCGTACCCTGAGCCTGGCATGTGGGCAGGGGACGGCAAGCATCATTTGAGGTTCAAGGGAGGgcctagagagacggctcagcagttaagagcacttcctgccttccagaggacacaagtttggttcccagcacccttgccAGGGCGTTCAGAACTTCCTGTATCCGCGGAAGCTCcagcctccttctggcctccataggcactcacacacagcatacactcacacaagcacacacacaggcagaaagaCACAGACATATTCACACAAGTAAAATAAAGTGAATCTGAGAGCCAAGGCAGAGCTGGTGTGAGGAACTGGGTGGGAGaacgctgggtgtggtggggagaAGGCTGAGAGGGTTGGAGACAGGGAAGTGGAGGGCTTGCTGGAATCTTAGGTATGTAGGGCATTTTTGTTGGTGGGGACCCCTACTCGAAGAGAAACAATGGGGTGGCGCACCCATTTGGAGGCCAGTATTCAGCACAAGCTCACACACAGGGAGATTTGCAGGTACCAAGGCCACACACTCACCCCATGACAGAGTAGATGGTTGCCCACACAAGCAATATGACTTTGTGGGGTGGGCACCAAGACAGCTTCCTCTCATCCTCACACCAACCGGATGTCTGATGATGAGTGAACATGCAAATCAGGATGGGTCCAGGAGGGGCACACCCACGAAGACAGGCCCTTGAAGCAACATTCACCGCAGAGAGGCAAaatctggggaggcagagagcatgCTGGATGGgccttcctctgcccctctcctGGGCCTTCAAACCTGAGGATTCCCTAGCCAGAGTTCCTCACAGGAGGTCCCCCTGCCTCGAGCCCTCTCCAGCCACCACCCCTTGCCATTCTCTGGCATCCCACGCCTTAATGTTCCCCACATTCACTACTTGCTCAGCCCCGGGGAGCACGGGCTCAGCATCTGTCTTTGCTTTGAGTCAAAGGCTTCCTTCTCTCTAGGGCCATCTGATTCCTGGAAGTCAGGACCAGGCTTGATCTTCATCTCCCACCACAGGCAGCTCCTGGCCAGGCAGATAGCCAGCCTGTGGGGTCTCAAGGACTCGAGCGCTCACTGCAGCTGACAGTGGCGTCCTGGAGGGAGTGGATGAGCCTTGCTCTGAGTCACAAGGCTGGACTTAGCTGGGGccatttctttgattttctgtCAGTGCATTGTCCGAGGTGAACAGATGTTTgtctgtgtctccccaggaaaagtcacatgtCCTGAGTGGAGGAGCCAGGCATTGCTGTGCCGGCTCTAACCTCCCTTACCTCACTCATCTTATCTCACTGCACCAGACTGGAACACTCGAGAGGCCCACCCAGGCTGCTCTGCCCAACTTCAGGCATGGCCAACGGACACTGTGGATCCCCTTCTCTGAAGCATTTCTTCTCACCTGCTCCTGGCACCTCAGAGATGCGGTCCGCGTCTCCCCATTCCCATAGGCCTGGTCTGCAAACACGGGTGTCCGGATTTCTTGTGACTTGACTCCCAAGGAcccaccagcctggcctctgatggAAAACCGTCATTCCCATTTGCATGTCGCTGTCCTTTGTGTGCTGTTTTCATGAGGGCCAGGGGTTAGACCCTCCTCCAACCAAGGCCCGGGTCAATGTCAATCTTCCCACCTGCTCTTGCTATTTCAGCTTCTCAGATCAATGGAATTTGGCAGAAATTAAAATCTGATTGTTTTCAGTGTCCTGGAGTGACCGACAGTGCTGCCCTTTCCTATGGGTCAAGGACAAGTTCTGGAGACTCCTGGGACAGGGCTGAGcttcatgcatgtgtgcctttttctgtttgttctccGGCTTCTCGGGTCTACTTCCCGTCTCCCTGTCTcagtttttctagtttttaatccAGTGCTGGAGGTCTCCCTCATTGACCATGGCCATGCTGCCTTCTGTTCCCAGGCCTCCTCACTTACCTCAGACACACATCTCCCAGGCCGGCTGCCGCGATCATCTGTGATGAGTGCAGGGCGGGAAGAGTGAGGGACTGAGGGGTGGAGCTGGGCTCCTGCCGCTCTGCCTTTCTCAGATGGAAAGGGTGGTAAACATTGCTGGGGAGTCTCTGCTGTGGTTTGCCTGAGGGCTCCTGTCCacaccttggtgtgtgtgtgtgtgtgtgtgtgtgtgtgtgtgtgtgtgtgtgtgtgtgtgatattaggGATTAAATGAACCCAGGGCTCATGCCTGCtatcaagcactctaccactgagctgctctgatcctcttccctccctctgtcccttgcCTCAGCTCCTGCTTGATACACGGTCTTTGGAGGAGACCCCCTTGGTGGACTAGTTCGGAGTCTGACATCTGACCTTCTCTAACAGCCCAGCCCTACTGGTACCGGCATGGTCTGTGTACCTGTGACCCAGCTCTGTGTCCCTGGGGATGATAAGGGCCCCAGATTTCCCTAGAGCTCTTCTGGAACCAGATTGTCTCCAAGTGAGGTAAGCACCAGCTTTGGAAATGAGTTCACGATCCATGAACACAGTCCGGATTACAGCCTCTTGGTTGGCCTGTTTCCGCCTggctgggaactggagttaggcaTGTCTTCCCAACCCCCAAGCACTTTGTGTCTCAGAGATGAAAGCTGCAAGCAGTAGAGGTGGGTGGGGAATCTGGGTAGGAGGGGCCTGGTGCTTCCTCCCAGCCACCCCGAAAAGGGACAGGGGAGAGTGTCCCCGTCTGCTGGCAAGGCCCAGTCTTCCTGTGTGACTCAGACAGCTTTGTGTAACGAAGGCTgctgcctctctgtgtgtccccTGTGAGTTCTGAGCACCTTTCCTTGTGTCTCTGTGGGCTGGCTGCTCTCCAGGGTCCCTGGTGACACCCACCAGAGCTCCTAGTGGGTGTTTGTCTGTCTCACTCTCCTGCCAGGAAtggaagcagaggggagggggtcgcagagagagaggagagagagagagagactgtgaagCTAGAGAATAATGAACTAAAAGAGGAAAGACAAGGAAGCTATTTCAATACGTtcttttatgtgcacatgtgtgtgcaggtgcatgtgtgcgcatgtggaTGAGGGGTATGctatgtgcacatggaggccagaggaacgGCCTTCAGTGCCAGCTCTCTCAGTTGGAGTccactattttattttcatttatttcttttgaggtAGGCTCTTTCCCTGACCTGGAGCTGACCAAGTCCGGTTGTCTGGCCAGTTGGCCCAGGGTTccatctgcctcttcttccccagcTCTAGGGTGTCTTTTATGTGGATTCGAGcctttgaactcgggtccttgagCTTGCAACATAAACACTGTACTGACTGAGCCCTCTTccagccatctctctccctctcatccctccctccctctctctccctccctccctcctctctcctcctcccttctccttccctccctttctctctctccctctctctctctctcctctctctctctctctctctctctctctctctctctcttaattgtATTTAGGGGCTGGcgagacagttcagtggttaacagAACTTgtgactcttgcagaggacccgaactcagtccccagcacccacaccaagtTCCTCACAGCcgcctataactctagcttcgggggatctgatgctctcttctggtctgaaGGCTCCCATACACAGgtggcatgcactcacacagacacgtacatataaataaaacataaaataaaaacaaacataaaacacattcacataaataaaaataaaaaaaattaaaaattgtttttttattttgattgatgCACGGTAACTACATATTTATTGGGTATAATGCAAGATGTCTTGATACATGGATACATTTTGTAATGATCAAATCAAAGTAATTAGCATATTAATTTCCTCAAACATTTATTATTGAAGTTGTGACAACAGTCAGAATCCTGTTTTCTGACTATTTCAAAATGCATGGCATATTATGGTTGACTGTAGGCACATGGTTGTACTGCAGTCTTACAGAGCACCAGAACTTGGTCTATCAAACTGCAATCCATCGACCAGCATCTCCTGCCCTCTGCTCCCAGCTCTTCCCGGACTTTCATATCTGTATTCCCATGTTTATTGCAGCGCTGTTCACAAAAGCCAAGATATGGAGTTAGTGTAAGAGTCCATGGAAAGATGGCTGGGTACCCAAGAGGCAGATAGCTCACAGATGGACAACTTCCCGCCCCTAGGGGCTTTCATCCTTAGAGGCTCGCCGCCGTCTCCAGGGCTCTGCTCTTCAGGCTCAGAGCCTTGGAGTGTCGGTGCTACCTCCAGCTCGTCCCCAAGGGCAGAGTCCCACCAACTCTGAGGGGTACGGAGGAGGTATGGGAATCCTTCACACCGGAAGGACTGAAAAGAGACTCTCGGTGCGCGGACCGGCTACACTGCCTCACCCGGAAGTTTCTCTGAGCTGAGATCTCCCGCCCAGACTCTGTGGATACAGCGGTTGTGTTTGAACAAGATTTCCAGGTGAATTCTGTGCGTCAGTCCTCTGACAACCTATGGCGAAGGTTCCCTCCTCTTGGTCGTACTCGCAGCCTTTGGTAGGGGCTGCTGCTCACCAGCAGAGGGCGCTGTGAGGAGGGGCTTCTCGATGCAAGACCTGTACCAAAGcggcctccttcctcctcccttccagaCCTGCTGTGGGAAGTGTGCTGACTCCCATGCCTCACCTGGACTTTGCCGATAGACAAAGACACTCTCAGCCACCCTCCTTAGCGTGACCTGGGAGGCAGGACGCTGCCGGGAACTGGCAGGCCACACCTGCCTGGATTCCCCGCCCAAGGCCACTTGTCTGCTGGCCT
This region of Peromyscus leucopus breed LL Stock unplaced genomic scaffold, UCI_PerLeu_2.1 scaffold_555, whole genome shotgun sequence genomic DNA includes:
- the LOC114702156 gene encoding LOW QUALITY PROTEIN: translocator protein 2 (The sequence of the model RefSeq protein was modified relative to this genomic sequence to represent the inferred CDS: inserted 3 bases in 3 codons; deleted 2 bases in 2 codons; substituted 1 base at 1 genomic stop codon), whose product is MLLQGPVFVGVPXPGPILICMFTHHQTSGWCEDERKLSWCPPHKVILLVWATIYSVMGYASYLVXKDLGGGFRWPLALPLGLYTFQLTLSWTFLLLFLTADNPGLVKPLLDLLLLYGLVASLCLIWQPINKLAALLLLPYLAWLTVTTAITYRLWXDSLCPAYRPXPPEKGN